A portion of the Stigmatella aurantiaca DW4/3-1 genome contains these proteins:
- a CDS encoding PilZ domain-containing protein — translation MKPPCRLSASTPSGRHARVEERRSNLRFDKVFTVYLSTRDGMTRGIGRNISARGMFVETREPMPLGEKLKVTFAGEDGTEMTCLCEVRYQVALAYGRKDGREGNSRGVGLRVVAYETQDDAPLLLVDRERVMH, via the coding sequence ATGAAACCACCATGTAGGTTGAGCGCATCAACCCCCTCTGGGAGGCATGCTCGCGTGGAAGAACGGCGCTCAAACCTTCGGTTCGACAAGGTTTTCACGGTGTACTTGAGCACGCGGGATGGAATGACGCGGGGCATCGGACGCAACATCAGTGCCCGAGGCATGTTCGTGGAGACGCGCGAGCCCATGCCGCTGGGCGAGAAGCTGAAGGTCACCTTCGCGGGGGAGGACGGCACGGAGATGACGTGCCTGTGCGAGGTGCGCTACCAGGTGGCGTTGGCCTACGGGCGCAAGGATGGGCGGGAGGGCAACAGCCGCGGCGTGGGCCTGCGGGTCGTCGCCTACGAGACGCAGGATGACGCGCCCCTGCTGCTGGTGGACCGCGAGCGGGTGATGCACTGA
- a CDS encoding DUF6066 family protein encodes MGFGLIPSPPWKARAVIRCLLVLCLLLPAFAHADVDPRFARLRDTAEPLGGLGAFLERYIGECGSLFASSDCRTKADAFRKHYRGKRMYMIVTEEVATMVAPGAYQPNSGNFSIHVTPSFPGGRYTLTEGTPKKTDAEGNPLLPVMTVTGTSPRGWNGGVFSRLFSSKGVRVQVIFTPLDIWSLPHPSGGKTFGVSARIEALLVTEGRTGQELGLWLDGKDAPKKK; translated from the coding sequence ATGGGCTTTGGTTTGATCCCCTCCCCTCCCTGGAAAGCCCGCGCCGTGATCCGTTGCCTCCTGGTCCTCTGCTTGCTGCTGCCCGCGTTCGCCCATGCGGATGTGGACCCCCGCTTCGCCCGGCTGAGGGACACCGCCGAGCCCCTGGGGGGATTGGGGGCGTTTCTCGAGCGCTACATCGGTGAGTGCGGAAGCCTGTTCGCCTCCTCGGACTGCCGCACCAAGGCGGACGCCTTCCGCAAGCACTACCGGGGCAAGCGGATGTACATGATCGTCACCGAGGAAGTGGCGACCATGGTCGCCCCCGGCGCCTACCAGCCGAACAGCGGCAACTTCTCCATCCACGTCACCCCGTCCTTCCCCGGCGGCCGCTACACCCTCACCGAGGGCACCCCCAAGAAGACGGACGCCGAGGGCAACCCCCTCCTGCCGGTGATGACCGTGACCGGGACATCGCCCCGAGGCTGGAACGGCGGCGTGTTCTCGCGGCTGTTCTCCTCCAAGGGCGTCCGGGTCCAGGTCATCTTCACGCCGCTGGACATCTGGAGCCTGCCCCACCCCAGCGGAGGGAAGACTTTCGGGGTGTCCGCGCGCATCGAGGCCCTGCTCGTGACGGAGGGGCGCACCGGCCAGGAGCTGGGCCTGTGGCTCGACGGGAAGGACGCCCCCAAGAAGAAGTAG
- a CDS encoding trypsin-like peptidase domain-containing protein, which produces MRHHVLAPFCLLFFLAFVTSAWAEGGLNPWLQARSREHAVWMAEQEHRAEANSLALWRERPAGKGADIPEFVPPTSLAPLIRAVEASVVRISTLNAQPRSSSAGRSTGSGFVLTPDGLVVTNNHVVARAQSIDVGLSDGREFPAEVVGRDASTDVALLRLRGVGPAPLPAVYLGDSDRLEVGDWVVAIGNPFGLDHSVSHGMISAKERVLGVDVFDDFIQTDALINPGNSGGPLFNMRGEVVGVNTAIMSQGQGIGFAVPINLVKDLLPNLRENGRLERGWLGVDIDDAHAGQVERYLVVRHVYRRSPAAEAGIRSGDQVLAVNGKTIDSYLQLLRKVALLAPGTETKLTLMREGAKQEVSVKLAARPAPETLQALASPGNMDELGLMLKDLSPEVAASTGNTAYSGALVTGVVPRSAAAQAGVTAGDVITEVNRRRVKDVAGVRAILERGEMGPNVLLRVQRGDVQQYLALAP; this is translated from the coding sequence ATGCGCCATCACGTTCTTGCCCCTTTCTGCCTGCTGTTCTTCCTGGCATTCGTCACGTCCGCCTGGGCCGAAGGGGGGCTGAACCCGTGGCTCCAAGCCCGGTCGCGTGAGCACGCCGTCTGGATGGCGGAGCAGGAGCACCGCGCGGAAGCCAACTCCCTGGCGCTCTGGCGGGAACGGCCCGCCGGGAAGGGGGCGGACATTCCCGAGTTCGTGCCGCCCACCTCGCTGGCGCCGCTGATCCGCGCGGTGGAGGCGAGCGTCGTTCGCATCAGCACATTGAACGCCCAGCCCCGCTCCAGCTCCGCGGGGCGTTCGACGGGCTCAGGCTTCGTGCTCACCCCGGACGGCTTGGTGGTGACGAACAACCACGTCGTGGCCCGGGCCCAGAGCATCGATGTGGGGTTGTCGGACGGCCGGGAGTTTCCCGCCGAGGTGGTGGGCCGGGATGCCTCCACGGATGTGGCGTTGCTGCGGCTGCGAGGCGTGGGGCCCGCGCCACTGCCGGCGGTGTACCTGGGAGACTCGGATCGCCTCGAGGTGGGAGACTGGGTGGTCGCCATCGGCAACCCGTTTGGGTTGGACCACTCGGTGTCTCACGGGATGATCTCCGCGAAGGAGCGCGTGCTGGGCGTGGATGTCTTCGATGACTTCATCCAGACGGATGCGCTCATCAACCCCGGCAATTCCGGCGGGCCCTTGTTCAACATGCGCGGCGAGGTGGTGGGGGTGAACACCGCCATCATGAGCCAGGGGCAAGGCATTGGCTTCGCGGTGCCCATCAACCTGGTGAAGGATCTGCTGCCCAACCTGCGCGAGAACGGGCGCCTGGAGCGAGGGTGGCTGGGCGTGGACATCGACGATGCGCACGCCGGGCAGGTCGAGCGCTACCTGGTGGTGCGGCATGTCTATCGCCGCAGTCCCGCCGCGGAGGCGGGCATTCGCTCGGGGGATCAAGTCCTGGCCGTCAACGGCAAGACCATCGATTCCTACCTCCAACTGCTGCGCAAGGTGGCGCTGCTGGCTCCCGGCACGGAGACGAAGCTGACGTTGATGCGCGAGGGCGCCAAGCAGGAGGTGTCGGTGAAGCTGGCCGCGCGCCCGGCGCCCGAGACGCTGCAGGCGCTGGCCAGCCCTGGGAACATGGACGAACTGGGGCTGATGCTGAAGGATCTGTCCCCGGAGGTGGCCGCCTCCACGGGCAACACCGCGTACTCGGGGGCGCTCGTCACGGGGGTGGTTCCCCGCAGCGCCGCGGCGCAGGCCGGGGTGACGGCGGGGGATGTCATCACCGAGGTGAACCGGCGGCGCGTGAAGGATGTGGCGGGCGTGCGCGCGATCCTGGAGCGGGGCGAGATGGGCCCCAACGTCCTGCTGCGCGTGCAGCGGGGCGATGTGCAGCAGTACCTGGCGCTGGCACCCTGA
- a CDS encoding nucleotide exchange factor GrpE, with product MNGHTQNGKQEQAPAAEPTQPTSADASASPEEAPPRQEATGAAADAERQRLETELEATRRRLDELARAYQTLDKDREEFKQRLSRERERMIDVERGNVAVTLLEAIDELDRCLTMSGPGANSSLGQGVRMIRDGLLAKVQAAGIERIQVVGQMYDPNTAEAADMEITPEPQEDQRVVAEIRAGYRLKDRIIRPARVKVAKYVPPAQA from the coding sequence ATGAACGGCCATACCCAGAATGGAAAGCAGGAGCAGGCCCCCGCCGCGGAGCCCACGCAGCCCACTTCCGCGGATGCCTCGGCGTCTCCGGAGGAGGCGCCTCCCCGGCAGGAGGCCACCGGGGCAGCGGCAGACGCGGAGCGGCAGCGACTGGAGACCGAGCTGGAGGCCACCCGGCGCCGCCTGGATGAGCTGGCGCGGGCGTATCAGACGCTCGACAAGGACCGCGAGGAGTTCAAGCAGCGGCTCTCGCGCGAGCGGGAGCGGATGATCGACGTGGAGCGCGGCAACGTGGCCGTGACGTTGCTGGAGGCCATCGACGAGCTGGATCGCTGCCTCACCATGAGCGGCCCGGGGGCGAACTCCTCGCTGGGCCAGGGGGTCCGGATGATCCGGGATGGGCTGCTGGCCAAGGTACAGGCCGCGGGCATCGAGCGGATTCAAGTGGTGGGGCAGATGTATGACCCCAACACGGCCGAGGCCGCCGACATGGAGATCACCCCTGAGCCGCAGGAAGACCAGCGGGTGGTGGCGGAGATCCGGGCGGGTTACCGGCTAAAGGACCGGATCATCCGGCCCGCGCGGGTGAAGGTGGCGAAGTACGTTCCGCCCGCACAGGCTTGA
- a CDS encoding RNA polymerase sigma factor region1.1 domain-containing protein yields the protein MENRIGKSYVARKALFAKGLRDGRLTVQEIEKALPSGTLTAAERWLLYYSLRAAQVEIIDEVTGQVDHGFLLEQEAAPSEH from the coding sequence GTGGAGAACAGGATTGGCAAGAGCTATGTGGCCCGGAAAGCGCTGTTCGCCAAGGGGCTGAGGGACGGGCGGCTCACGGTGCAGGAGATCGAAAAGGCCCTGCCTTCGGGGACGCTCACGGCGGCGGAGCGTTGGCTGCTGTACTACTCACTGCGTGCGGCGCAGGTGGAGATTATCGACGAGGTGACGGGGCAAGTGGACCACGGCTTTCTGCTCGAGCAGGAGGCCGCGCCTTCCGAGCACTAG
- the ftsH gene encoding ATP-dependent zinc metalloprotease FtsH has product MGRGPKKPEKPASTKGFKLGSPLGYILLLVLGFLLFRQVFHDAGVRRVSYSQFRQAVENGQFTRVYVSPEWVKGTLKDTSPQPPVPQGQERSLRGELPSLPWMAYRVPGDDKLVDLLEQKGVQYEAVPQSGISDVLWIWLIPMLLVFLFWSFMMRRVAGGMGQGPQSVMSFGKTRAKVQAEADTGVGFKDVAGVDEAVEELSEIVEFLKTPEKFRRLGGRIPKGVLLVGPPGTGKTLLARAVAGEAGVPFFSLSGSEFVEMFVGVGAARVRDLFGQATAKAPCIIFIDELDAIGKSRNSGVAGGHDEREQTLNQLLAEMDGFDGRTGLIILAATNRPEILDSALMRPGRFDRQVLVDRPDKRGRERVLEIHSRQVKLGPDVDLKGLAARTPGFAGADLANVVNEAALLAARRNRDAVTRADFEEAIERVVAGLEKKNRRMNEREKDIVAHHEAGHAVVGWMLPHAERVTKVSIIPRGLAALGYTMSLPLEDRYLMSLEELRDKMAGMMGGRAAEELFIGEISTGASNDIKQATEIARAMVRDYGMSSLGPVALGADHGPGFLRSAGLPESRTYSEQTARMVDEEVNKLVSEALDRAREVLSNHKDKVHALAARLLATEVVEEDAMAILLGPKVVPDRGLLHPEARQVVSAHPTENQEGTPPTQHARSSRDV; this is encoded by the coding sequence ATGGGCCGAGGGCCCAAGAAGCCGGAGAAGCCGGCGTCGACCAAGGGATTCAAGCTCGGCTCTCCGCTGGGCTACATCCTTTTATTGGTTCTGGGCTTCTTGCTGTTCCGTCAGGTCTTCCATGACGCGGGGGTGCGCCGGGTCAGCTACAGCCAGTTCCGGCAGGCGGTGGAAAATGGACAGTTCACCCGGGTCTATGTCTCACCGGAGTGGGTGAAGGGCACCCTCAAGGACACCTCCCCGCAGCCTCCGGTGCCGCAGGGCCAGGAGCGATCGTTGCGGGGCGAGCTGCCCTCGCTGCCGTGGATGGCCTACCGCGTCCCGGGGGACGACAAGCTCGTCGACCTGCTGGAGCAGAAGGGCGTTCAGTACGAGGCCGTGCCCCAGTCCGGCATCTCGGATGTGCTGTGGATCTGGCTCATCCCCATGCTGCTGGTGTTCCTGTTCTGGAGTTTCATGATGCGGCGGGTGGCTGGGGGCATGGGCCAGGGGCCGCAGAGCGTGATGAGCTTCGGCAAGACACGCGCGAAGGTGCAGGCGGAGGCCGACACCGGCGTGGGCTTCAAGGACGTGGCCGGTGTGGACGAGGCCGTGGAGGAGCTGAGCGAGATCGTCGAGTTCCTCAAGACGCCAGAGAAGTTCCGCCGCCTGGGCGGGCGCATTCCCAAGGGCGTGCTCCTGGTGGGCCCTCCGGGAACGGGCAAGACGCTGCTGGCCCGGGCCGTTGCGGGTGAAGCGGGGGTGCCCTTCTTCAGCCTCTCGGGCTCCGAGTTCGTGGAGATGTTCGTGGGCGTGGGCGCTGCGCGCGTGAGGGATCTGTTCGGCCAGGCCACCGCCAAGGCCCCGTGCATCATCTTCATCGACGAGCTGGACGCCATCGGCAAGAGCCGCAACTCGGGCGTGGCCGGAGGCCATGACGAGCGTGAGCAGACACTCAACCAGTTGCTGGCGGAGATGGACGGCTTCGATGGGCGCACGGGCCTCATCATCCTGGCGGCCACCAACCGTCCGGAGATTCTCGACAGCGCCCTCATGCGCCCGGGACGCTTCGATCGCCAGGTGCTGGTGGATCGGCCGGACAAGCGGGGCCGTGAGCGCGTGCTGGAGATCCACTCGCGGCAGGTGAAGCTGGGGCCGGACGTGGACCTGAAGGGCCTGGCGGCGCGCACGCCGGGGTTCGCGGGCGCGGACCTGGCCAACGTGGTGAACGAGGCGGCGCTCTTGGCCGCGCGGCGCAACCGGGACGCGGTGACGCGGGCGGATTTCGAGGAGGCCATCGAGCGGGTGGTGGCGGGCCTGGAGAAGAAGAACCGCCGGATGAACGAGCGCGAGAAGGACATCGTCGCGCACCACGAGGCCGGCCATGCCGTGGTGGGCTGGATGCTGCCCCACGCGGAGCGGGTGACGAAGGTGTCCATCATCCCGCGCGGCCTGGCGGCGCTGGGCTACACCATGTCGCTGCCGCTGGAGGACCGGTACCTCATGTCGCTGGAGGAGTTGCGCGACAAGATGGCGGGGATGATGGGCGGCCGGGCCGCGGAGGAGCTCTTCATCGGGGAGATCTCCACCGGTGCCTCGAACGACATCAAACAGGCCACGGAGATCGCCCGGGCGATGGTGCGGGACTACGGCATGAGCTCGCTGGGGCCGGTGGCGCTGGGCGCGGATCATGGCCCAGGCTTCCTGCGCTCGGCGGGGCTGCCCGAGTCGCGCACTTACTCCGAACAGACGGCGCGCATGGTGGACGAGGAAGTGAACAAGCTCGTCAGCGAGGCGCTCGACCGGGCCCGGGAGGTGCTCTCCAACCACAAGGACAAGGTGCACGCACTGGCGGCCCGGTTGCTGGCCACCGAGGTCGTGGAAGAGGACGCCATGGCGATCCTGCTGGGACCCAAGGTGGTGCCGGACCGGGGGTTGCTGCACCCCGAGGCCCGGCAGGTGGTCTCCGCGCACCCGACCGAGAACCAGGAGGGCACACCGCCCACCCAGCACGCTCGCTCGTCGCGCGACGTCTGA
- a CDS encoding (deoxy)nucleoside triphosphate pyrophosphohydrolase, producing the protein MGRRQVRVVGAMLQNEEGRYLITQRPPKASLPLLWEFPGGRVEEGETDPEALAREIQEEMGVGVVVLEQAMHTRHEYPTYDIDFRVFRCRLSDPAAPIQHLRVHDHRWVLLEEMSQYQFPDADARTLAKLLDLDT; encoded by the coding sequence ATGGGTCGCCGTCAGGTCCGCGTTGTCGGCGCGATGCTTCAGAACGAAGAAGGGCGCTACCTCATCACCCAGCGTCCGCCCAAGGCGTCGTTGCCCCTGCTCTGGGAGTTTCCCGGGGGCCGCGTGGAAGAGGGCGAGACCGATCCCGAGGCCCTGGCCCGGGAGATCCAAGAGGAGATGGGCGTCGGGGTGGTGGTGCTCGAGCAGGCGATGCACACCCGGCACGAGTACCCGACCTATGACATCGACTTCCGCGTCTTCCGCTGTCGGCTGAGCGACCCGGCGGCCCCCATCCAGCACCTGCGCGTGCACGACCACCGCTGGGTGTTGTTGGAGGAGATGTCGCAGTACCAGTTCCCGGATGCGGATGCGCGAACCCTGGCGAAACTGCTCGATCTGGACACCTGA
- a CDS encoding serine/threonine protein kinase: MTSPPSGPPPSAGPVLLQSGHTTYELIRPLEQTWHGELLLARRHFDKTSGDYVVLKRLSRDCREEDYRRLMEEVAVTSRLHHPGIAGLHDVQGTTGDPYLVLEHVEGHRLDSLLELSVLTGNPLSEAFACYLGVEVADALHHAHELTSEDGRWLRLVHRNVSPLTLVVGRRGEVKLTDFGTVWSTLPGRQPTEDDALPGNLAYASPELTRKGMLDGRTDQFSLGAVLFHVLTGRPLVEGAERLSQEMRELRRRMDEAQALGPRDRAGAVLVADLKTQLRTLSEGFVQRIRSLTARDVMEATRMLPTGLRPILRRSLSPRRSDRYGSCAEFGHDLRMHLFRLGPMYGRPEAEREVAALVHAAPRQRPRSAAPRRVASGGERRRKRGSSP, encoded by the coding sequence ATGACGAGCCCGCCCTCGGGCCCCCCCCCGTCCGCCGGTCCGGTGCTGCTGCAGTCCGGGCATACGACGTACGAACTCATCCGCCCCTTGGAGCAGACCTGGCACGGGGAACTGCTGCTGGCGCGGCGGCACTTCGACAAGACGTCGGGCGACTACGTCGTGCTCAAGCGTCTGAGCCGCGACTGCCGGGAGGAGGACTACCGGCGGCTCATGGAGGAAGTGGCCGTCACCTCGCGGCTCCACCACCCGGGCATCGCCGGGCTGCACGATGTGCAGGGCACCACGGGAGACCCCTACCTCGTCCTGGAACACGTGGAGGGCCACCGGCTGGACTCGCTCCTGGAGCTCTCGGTTCTGACGGGCAATCCCTTGTCGGAGGCCTTTGCCTGTTACCTGGGGGTCGAGGTGGCGGATGCGCTCCACCACGCCCACGAGCTCACCAGTGAGGACGGCCGCTGGCTGCGGCTGGTCCACCGCAACGTGTCGCCCCTCACCCTGGTCGTGGGCCGGCGGGGAGAGGTGAAGCTCACCGACTTTGGGACCGTCTGGTCAACGCTGCCGGGGCGCCAGCCCACGGAGGACGATGCCCTGCCCGGCAACCTCGCCTATGCCTCTCCCGAGCTGACCCGGAAGGGGATGCTGGATGGGCGCACGGATCAGTTCTCGTTGGGGGCCGTGCTCTTTCATGTGCTCACCGGCAGGCCCCTGGTGGAGGGGGCTGAGCGGCTCTCCCAGGAGATGCGAGAGCTGAGGCGCCGCATGGACGAGGCGCAGGCCCTGGGTCCCCGGGACCGGGCGGGGGCCGTGCTCGTCGCGGATTTGAAGACGCAACTGCGCACCCTCAGCGAGGGGTTTGTCCAGCGCATCCGGTCGCTGACGGCACGGGACGTGATGGAGGCCACGCGCATGCTGCCCACGGGCTTGCGCCCCATCCTCCGCCGCTCCCTGTCGCCCCGGCGCAGCGATCGCTATGGCTCGTGCGCGGAGTTTGGCCACGACCTGCGCATGCACCTGTTTCGCCTGGGGCCGATGTACGGCCGGCCCGAAGCGGAGCGCGAGGTGGCGGCCCTGGTCCACGCGGCCCCGCGCCAGCGGCCCCGGAGCGCTGCGCCCCGGCGGGTGGCGTCTGGGGGCGAGAGGCGGCGCAAACGGGGGTCTTCTCCCTGA
- a CDS encoding helix-turn-helix transcriptional regulator: MSQRQRALALGAALRAAREKTGLSQEEVATRVELHPMTYGGIERGRLLPSVSTLTRLCVVLKVDPDDLPDLQDLQD; the protein is encoded by the coding sequence ATGAGTCAGAGACAACGGGCCCTGGCCCTCGGTGCCGCCCTCCGGGCCGCGCGCGAGAAGACGGGGCTCTCCCAAGAGGAGGTCGCCACCCGCGTCGAGTTGCACCCGATGACCTACGGGGGCATCGAGCGGGGCCGCCTGCTGCCCAGCGTCTCCACGCTGACGCGGCTGTGCGTCGTGCTGAAGGTCGACCCGGATGACCTGCCCGACCTCCAGGACCTCCAGGATTAG
- a CDS encoding FdhF/YdeP family oxidoreductase: MADKQGSGQAAKRGSPEELAVARPSAQPPLEENPPEIGPAKEVAGGVPAVVSSLQHVFGQMGLVRGAQLLLKVNQKDGFDCPGCAWPDPDAHRTVTEFCENGAKAVAEEGTTARVTPEFFRQWSVEELSRQTDHWLGKQGRLTHPMVLRDGATHYEPLSWEEAFALVAEELNALDSPDQACFYTSGRTSNEAAFLYQLFVRQFGTNNLPDCADLCHESSGAALVETVGIGKGTVTLEDFDKAEAIFVIGQNPGTNHPRMLTSLQAAARRGCQIVSINPLPETGLNRFKHPQEPLQLLGPGTAINRLWLQVRINGDVALLQGLGKALLEEDAKFPGRVLAREFISQRTVGFEAYAAALRALSWDEVVEQSGVPRDEILAAAEILARSEATIFCWAMGLTQHRNAVANIQEVVNLALLRGNIGRPGAGLCPVRGHSNVQGDRTMGILEKPSAAFLEALGREFGFTPPQRPGLDTVATIRAMHEGRVKVLFALGGNFLSATPDTEFTAEALRRTRLTAHVSTKLNRGHLIHGRRALILPCLGRTERDTQAGGEQFVTVENSMGVVHTSRGTVEPAATTLRSEPDIVASLARATLGARSRVDWAGGVEDYDRIREFISRVVPGFERFNQRVREPGGFYLPNGPREGRFTTPSGKAHFTVHPLPRIELGPGQLLMMTLRSHDQYNTTIYGLDDRYRGIRNGRRVVLMNPEDIESLGLEEGQSVDLTSHFRGETRVAHRFVVVPYRIPRRCAATYFPETNVLVPIDSLAEKSRTPTSKSIVISVAPAQEWT, translated from the coding sequence ATGGCGGACAAGCAGGGCAGCGGGCAGGCGGCGAAGCGGGGCTCACCGGAGGAACTGGCGGTGGCTCGTCCCAGTGCCCAGCCTCCCTTGGAGGAGAACCCGCCCGAGATCGGGCCCGCCAAGGAAGTCGCCGGCGGTGTGCCCGCGGTGGTCTCCTCGCTTCAGCACGTCTTCGGGCAGATGGGGCTGGTGCGAGGTGCCCAATTGCTGCTCAAGGTCAACCAGAAGGATGGCTTTGATTGCCCCGGCTGTGCGTGGCCAGACCCGGACGCCCACCGCACCGTGACGGAGTTCTGCGAGAACGGCGCCAAGGCGGTGGCGGAGGAGGGCACAACGGCGCGGGTGACGCCCGAGTTCTTCCGTCAGTGGAGCGTGGAGGAGCTGTCGCGGCAGACAGACCACTGGCTGGGCAAGCAGGGACGGTTGACGCACCCCATGGTGCTGCGCGATGGGGCCACCCACTATGAGCCGCTCTCGTGGGAGGAGGCGTTCGCGCTGGTGGCCGAGGAGCTGAACGCCTTGGACTCACCGGACCAGGCGTGCTTCTACACCTCCGGGCGCACCAGCAACGAGGCGGCGTTCCTCTACCAGCTCTTCGTCCGGCAGTTCGGGACCAACAACCTGCCGGACTGTGCGGACCTGTGCCATGAGTCCAGCGGGGCGGCGCTCGTCGAGACGGTTGGTATTGGCAAGGGGACGGTGACGCTGGAGGACTTCGACAAGGCCGAGGCCATCTTCGTCATCGGGCAGAACCCGGGGACCAACCACCCACGGATGCTCACCTCGCTCCAGGCCGCCGCGCGCCGGGGGTGCCAGATCGTCAGCATCAACCCGCTGCCCGAGACGGGCCTCAACCGCTTCAAGCACCCGCAGGAGCCCCTTCAGCTCCTCGGGCCCGGAACGGCCATCAACCGGCTGTGGCTTCAGGTGCGCATCAATGGGGATGTGGCCCTCCTTCAGGGGCTGGGCAAGGCTTTGCTGGAAGAGGATGCCAAGTTTCCGGGCCGGGTGCTGGCCCGGGAGTTCATCTCCCAGCGCACGGTGGGGTTCGAGGCGTATGCAGCGGCCCTGCGTGCCCTGTCCTGGGACGAGGTGGTGGAGCAGAGCGGGGTGCCGCGCGACGAGATCCTCGCCGCCGCGGAGATCCTGGCCCGCTCGGAGGCAACGATCTTCTGTTGGGCGATGGGGCTCACCCAGCACCGCAACGCGGTGGCCAACATCCAAGAGGTCGTCAATCTGGCGTTGCTGCGCGGCAACATTGGAAGGCCGGGCGCGGGGCTGTGTCCGGTGCGAGGCCACAGCAATGTGCAGGGCGATCGCACCATGGGCATTCTGGAGAAGCCTTCCGCGGCGTTCCTGGAGGCATTGGGGCGTGAGTTTGGTTTCACGCCGCCGCAGCGCCCCGGCTTGGACACGGTGGCCACCATCCGAGCCATGCACGAGGGGAGGGTGAAGGTCCTGTTTGCCCTGGGAGGCAACTTCCTCTCGGCGACACCAGACACCGAGTTCACCGCCGAGGCCCTGCGCCGGACGCGCCTCACCGCACATGTGTCCACCAAGCTCAACCGGGGTCACCTCATTCATGGACGGCGGGCGCTCATCTTGCCGTGCCTGGGGCGGACCGAGCGCGACACCCAGGCGGGAGGAGAGCAGTTCGTCACGGTAGAGAACTCGATGGGGGTGGTGCACACCTCGCGGGGCACGGTGGAGCCTGCGGCCACGACCCTGCGCAGTGAGCCGGACATCGTCGCCTCGTTGGCCCGGGCGACGCTCGGCGCGCGCAGCCGGGTGGATTGGGCGGGAGGGGTGGAGGATTACGATCGCATCCGCGAGTTCATTTCCCGGGTCGTTCCGGGCTTCGAGCGCTTCAACCAGCGGGTGCGGGAGCCGGGCGGCTTCTATCTGCCCAACGGCCCGCGCGAGGGGCGCTTCACCACGCCCAGCGGCAAGGCGCACTTCACCGTGCACCCGCTGCCGCGCATCGAGCTAGGCCCTGGCCAACTGCTGATGATGACCTTGCGGAGCCACGATCAATACAACACCACGATATACGGTCTAGACGACCGCTATCGGGGCATCCGCAACGGCAGACGAGTGGTGTTGATGAACCCGGAGGACATCGAGTCGCTCGGGCTGGAGGAGGGTCAGAGCGTCGATCTGACGAGCCACTTCCGGGGAGAGACGCGCGTGGCACACCGTTTCGTGGTGGTGCCCTATCGGATTCCGCGACGGTGCGCAGCGACCTACTTCCCCGAGACCAACGTGCTAGTTCCCATCGACAGCCTCGCCGAGAAGAGCCGCACGCCCACCTCCAAGTCGATCGTCATCAGTGTGGCCCCTGCTCAGGAGTGGACCTGA